One genomic region from Mycobacterium basiliense encodes:
- the nucS gene encoding endonuclease NucS — protein MRLVIAQCTVDYVGRLTAHLPSARRLLLFKADGSVSVHADDRAYKPLNWMSPPCWVTEEPVGDSSAWVVTNKTGEQLRITVEEIEHDSSHELGVDPGLVKDGVEAHLQALLAEHVQLLGDGYTLVRREYMTAIGPVDLLCRDERGGCVAVEIKRRGEIDGVEQLTRYLELLNRDSVLAPVKGVFAAQQIKPQARTLATDRGIRCITLDYDKMRGMDSDEYRLF, from the coding sequence GTGCGCTTAGTCATTGCTCAATGCACGGTCGACTACGTTGGCCGGCTCACCGCGCACCTGCCGTCCGCGCGCAGGTTGCTGTTGTTCAAAGCCGACGGGTCGGTCAGCGTGCATGCCGACGACCGCGCATATAAGCCGTTGAACTGGATGAGCCCACCGTGCTGGGTGACCGAAGAGCCGGTCGGGGACTCATCGGCGTGGGTAGTGACGAACAAAACCGGCGAGCAGCTGCGCATCACGGTCGAGGAGATCGAACATGATTCCAGCCACGAACTGGGCGTGGACCCCGGGCTGGTCAAGGACGGCGTGGAGGCACACCTGCAGGCGCTGCTCGCCGAGCACGTTCAACTGTTGGGCGACGGCTATACGCTGGTCCGCCGCGAATACATGACCGCGATCGGGCCGGTTGACCTGTTGTGCCGTGATGAACGTGGCGGCTGTGTAGCTGTGGAGATCAAGCGGCGGGGCGAGATCGACGGGGTGGAGCAACTCACCCGCTATCTTGAGTTGCTCAATCGCGACAGCGTTCTCGCGCCGGTCAAGGGGGTTTTCGCCGCTCAGCAGATTAAGCCGCAGGCACGCACTCTGGCTACTGACCGCGGGATCCGTTGTATAACACTGGATTACGACAAGATGCGCGGGATGGACAGCGACGAGTACCGACTCTTCTGA